AAAGTCTTTGATTACGAGAATAGTTTGGTGGAAATGCGCGCTGTGGGATTGAAACCTGATTGGTTTTTTAATATTGCCACTGCGATCGTCTTATTTTGTGGCTCACTTTTGGTGCTTTTTGATCGCTATCTATGGCTAGGTGCTGGCGCTTTAGCTGTCTTTTTATTTTTAACTATTGTGATTGTTCATACCTTTTGGGATATGACGGGAGATAAAGCCATGCTGTCGATGTTTTTTGCAATAGAGCATCTAGCCGTTATTGGCGGATTAATGACCACAGCAATGGCAAGTCATTTCAGAGCGTTATGGAAAAAAATTAACGCATAAAACCATAAAAAATAGAAAAACAGTCACTATGAGATCAACAATAATATGAATAAAAAACTTACTCTTACTATATGTACCTCACTCTTTTTACTCAGTGCAGGTGCAGCAGTTTATGCAACAACATCATCTGATGAAGATGCATCACAGCAATTTGCTTACCCGCCCACTAAAGTGGCATTAGCAACCGTACAATCATCAAAATTACCAAATAATATGCAAGGTGTTGGGGAATTAGAAGCCGCACGCCAAGTCTATTTAGCGGCTGAAACCAATGGCCGTATTGCCGTGATTAATTTTGAGTCAGGACAAACTGTTAAAGCCGGTCAAATTTTAGCTAAATTAAATGATGAACCTGAACAAGCGGAATTATTGCGTTTACAAGCACAATTAACTAACGCGGATAAACTCTATTCCCGTACAAGACAGCTTTATAGTAAAAATGTCGCAGCTGCCGCGCAATTAGACAGTACATTATCTGAGCGCGATATGATTGCCG
This portion of the Proteus vulgaris genome encodes:
- a CDS encoding DoxX family protein, whose product is MPNSIARILESHSLWFIARLLILVLFLSSGFAKVFDYENSLVEMRAVGLKPDWFFNIATAIVLFCGSLLVLFDRYLWLGAGALAVFLFLTIVIVHTFWDMTGDKAMLSMFFAIEHLAVIGGLMTTAMASHFRALWKKINA